A stretch of Coccidioides posadasii str. Silveira chromosome 2, complete sequence DNA encodes these proteins:
- a CDS encoding uncharacterized protein (TransMembrane:3 (o38-55i103-120o140-162i)), translating into MMRVWGISNQKSRPFCESLWQDRPDNGIQPLWKAKEKVSRPVGFLLSSFFLFFHFENPPFLFRMSPFGKNFKEKAEEIPTLYLISGNLSQLGRAHIASKPFKPIFFFFTYLISPRVLALARQLLSLLVSNLGRDNWPFFFWFKIYITPFFNISVSPFTRLSFIQKLISRLLYVSGRAFFHAPSHPPAASRLDVDPCWEGFLPALIVLPTYLRSPYCNFTSPIVTNGLVTVRLSLFLLHPAFSSETFSYRLRTVTPPGCHQSFVEGKKKKRRNIARHFVK; encoded by the coding sequence ATGATGCGTGTATGGGGGATTAGCAATCAAAAGAGTAGGCCTTTTTGCGAATCTCTTTGGCAAGATAGGCCGGACAATGGTATTCAACCGCTTTGGAAGGCGAAGGAAAAGGTGTCTAGACCTGTCGGGTTTCTTCTAagctccttttttcttttttttcacTTCGAAAATccaccttttcttttccgtaTGTCCCCCTTTGGGAAgaattttaaagaaaaagcGGAGGAGATTCCGACATTATATCTAATATCAGGAAATCTCTCTCAATTGGGGCGAGCACACATCGCTTCTAAACCATTTAagccaattttttttttctttactTATTTGATATCCCCTCGCGTATTGGCATTAGCTAGACAACTCCTTTCACTTCTGGTTTCTAACCTAGGTCGGGATAActggcccttttttttttggttcaaGATATATATTACTCCCTTTTTTAATATTAGTGTCTCCCCCTTCACACGCCTTTCCTTTATTCAAAAACTCATCTCCCGTTTGCTTTACGTGTCCGGGAGGGCTTTTTTCCATGCTCCCTCCCACCCCCCAGCAGCAAGCAGACTAGACGTTGATCCTTGTTGGGAGGGATTTCTTCCCGCCTTAATCGTACTTCCCACCTATCTACGGAGTCCATATTGCAATTTTACATCCCCCATCGTTACCAATGGGCTAGTCACTGTTCggctttctctctttcttttgcaTCCTGCGTTTTCCTCGGAGACGTTTTCGTATCGGCTACGTACCGTCACTCCTCCGGGGTGTCATCAGTCATTCGttgagggaaaaaaaaaaaaaagaagaaacattGCCCGTCATTTTGTTAAATAA
- a CDS encoding uncharacterized protein (SECRETED:SignalP(1-23)~EggNog:ENOG410PPSJ~COG:S~TransMembrane:1 (n3-18c23/24o659-680i)) yields MRAILSTLLVSLVSLASLEQCQALDTPHGNERPQYYFPRRIKREIHRESPLYVKREVVVIPVTVMLGPDGKKTTLGANKVVGMGTQPTAVTSATTISTGSTDIPGTTPSDPDNPPVPTPSIPSTTSVRKIPGTSPGSRMNNPETTARPSESTGPTTPAASVTTPVSSSPSDDMEEGISIDLSRIISGIPMHSTGLVPNPTMNSNSPNGSAPTTGPVEPTTDVSATLPSQSGSLSSQSLEPSMTRGTGGIGLPSLPPIPPVNDTISSLSMSLPTASLSIDPITTPGIPMSSQILPPNDTSTVEPSGSATQIPGSSTTTSDLIPEFPTLIPPSVTEMPIGSGTGVRPRPTNTASNGEHSTPSGSATSATGSESQPTATPSATGTSTIPSGIFPPSGSGSGSGSGILRPTTTSGKGSATETASQTMSITTSDMASPTPAPPSTKSPVSLSTNSETEMSIPTSIVVQPTQTNTETTTESQRPTERPKVISPPPNEDKTPPNSVVVNLGFNGSLSYDFVVDHSGATTQIFYFLPMGVAYALEIPNESVKVGALRPYDTVARLGYTTTVASVYIPSDLIQSLALQLRTPSSRLYNNPDPSVRTIMAMLDPTIPLTGVLSGGNGSPSNPGQNNPDQPGDDDGGNSQDTGPGPGGSGGNYNVRATSVGIGLGVVGGASLYGAAMFFVARRYRRRRRLMNEESFLTDGLGGPAGREGEPFMSGARSDGYGSSQRNSGGGTSARTQTISPPMMAENSLGWN; encoded by the coding sequence ATGCGCGCCATCCTGTCAACGCTCCTTGTGTCTCTCGTGTCGCTGGCAAGCCTGGAGCAATGCCAGGCGTTGGACACTCCCCATGGCAACGAAAGACCCCAATACTACTTCCCTCGGCGGATCAAACGCGAGATACATAGAGAATCTCCCCTCTACGTCAAGCGCGAAGTTGTCGTGATACCTGTAACTGTTATGTTGGGACCGGATGGGAAGAAAACAACACTTGGTGCGAACAAAGTTGTTGGCATGGGGACACAACCCACTGCTGTAACGTCTGCGACAACCATTTCGACAGGATCCACAGACATTCCGGGGACTACACCTTCGGACCCAGATAATCCCCCAGTTCCAACTCCTTCAATTCCATCCACGACGTCTGTACGGAAGATACCCGGCACTTCTCCAGGAAGCAGGATGAACAACCCAGAAACCACAGCCAGGCCATCCGAGTCGACCGGTCCAACTACGCCGGCTGCCTCGGTCACTACTCCAGTTTCAAGCAGCCCAAGTGATGATATGGAAGAAGGAATCAGTATCGACCTCTCCCGAATAATTTCTGGTATACCGATGCATTCAACGGGTCTGGTTCCTAACCCCACGATGAATTCCAATTCGCCAAATGGATCTGCACCTACTACTGGACCCGTTGAGCCGACCACGGACGTTTCCGCAACATTACCCTCTCAGTCCGGAAGCTTGAGCTCTCAGAGCTTGGAGCCTTCGATGACCAGGGGTACAGGAGGAATAGGCTTGCCATCTCTACCTCCGATTCCGCCAGTAAATGACACAATCTCCAGTTTAAGTATGAGCCTCCCGACAGCTTCCTTGAGTATTGACCCTATAACAACGCCTGGAATACCCATGAGTTCGCAGATTCTTCCTCCAAACGACACGTCCACTGTTGAGCCGTCCGGCTCTGCTACACAAATTCCAGGCAGTTCTACAACCACGTCTGATCTAATACCAGAGTTTCCCACTCTAATTCCGCCATCTGTGACTGAAATGCCAATTGGCAGTGGCACTGGAGTGAGACCGCGGCCAACCAATACGGCAAGCAATGGTGAACACTCTACCCCTAGTGGAAGCGCAACTTCTGCGACCGGCTCCGAATCTCAGCCAACAGCGACCCCGTCAGCGACAGGAACGTCAACGATCCCATCCGGTATTTTCCCACCCAGCGGCTCTGGATCCGGCTCTGGATCTGGAATCTTGAGACCTACCACCACTTCGGGCAAGGGATCTGCGACCGAAACCGCCTCGCAAACGATGAGCATCACGACAAGTGACATGGCCAGCCCTACGCCAGCGCCACCCAGCACGAAATCTCCCGTCTCCCTGTCAACAAATTCCGAGACAGAAATGTCTATTCCCACAAGCATTGTTGTACAGCCGACGCAAACAAACACCGAGACGACAACAGAAAGTCAGAGGCCAACTGAACGACCAAAGGTCATTTCACCCCCGCCTAATGAAGACAAAACCCCGCCAAATTCCGTTGTGGTTAATCTAGGGTTCAACGGCTCTCTGAGCTATGATTTTGTCGTTGACCACTCCGGTGCAACGACACAAATCTTCTACTTCCTGCCAATGGGTGTTGCATATGCTCTCGAAATTCCGAATGAGAGCGTTAAGGTCGGGGCTCTCCGTCCGTATGACACCGTTGCTAGACTTGGCTACACTACCACAGTTGCCTCCGTTTATATCCCATCAGACCTCATCCAGTCACTTGCTCTGCAGCTCCGGACTCCGTCTTCTCGTCTGTACAATAACCCAGACCCTTCAGTGCGGACAATAATGGCTATGCTGGATCCAACAATCCCTCTCACTGGTGTTCTCTCAGGAGGTAATGGCTCACCGTCCAATCCAGGACAGAATAACCCCGACCAGCCAGGTGATGACGACGGAGGAAACAGCCAAGACACTGGCCCCGGTCCAGGAGGATCTGGAGGGAACTATAACGTTCGCGCGACATCCGTTGGTATTGGTTTGGGTGTCGTTGGCGGTGCCTCGCTCTACGGTGCCGCCATGTTCTTCGTTGCTCGCCGATATAGAAGAAGACGCCGGTTGATGAACGAAGAGAGCTTCTTAACCGACGGCCTTGGCGGGCCAGCTGGACGGGAAGGCGAGCCGTTTATGAGCGGCGCCCGCAGCGATGGTTACGGAAGCTCCCAGCGTAACAGTGGAGGTGGAACCAGTGCCAGAACCCAAACAATTAGCCCGCCCATGATGGCTGAAAACTCGCTTGGTTGGAACTGA